Proteins encoded together in one Fibrobacter sp. UWH4 window:
- a CDS encoding tetratricopeptide repeat protein: protein MNIRISAIALACLVGLSFSADPRMEQGARFEAKGDFEMALGEYRAVLAENPKSAEAYFAAAQVRMKMKDYSGALANYRLAYKFEPTMSAAYEGAAKVYEVLGQKAKADAERAKDPKNNPVAAEPVQEAAAPAETPAATEAPKADAPKAETAPAAPVAEAPKTVTAPEPKPVEKTAEVAKPEPAKVAETKAAEPVKEESAALPTDPFEKGKALFAEGKYKEAAPLWREVLRKQPGHAGAYFYAGLTRYELGEMDKAEFNLKKGLEYKEEGNDANFFLAKIAQKSNKSDQELKFLAAYMKKAAPNAKYRAAAEARIAEIKAEKESKNQSAAADSKAAEPAEAPKTVEPAPTQVAKAPVAEPKVADIADAPSSTPTLANANLLYSAGSIESALKMYKALLETDQQPEDRYFTMLQLGNAYRELRDFHSAVVRYREVVQQFPDSDWAAEAERALEDAVWLEKHASELPRRTR from the coding sequence ATGAATATCCGTATTTCTGCGATTGCATTGGCTTGTTTGGTGGGACTGTCGTTCAGTGCCGACCCGCGAATGGAACAGGGCGCCCGTTTTGAGGCGAAGGGTGATTTCGAAATGGCACTTGGCGAATACCGAGCCGTCTTGGCCGAAAATCCGAAGAGTGCCGAAGCTTACTTTGCCGCCGCGCAAGTTCGCATGAAAATGAAGGATTACAGCGGGGCGCTTGCCAACTACCGCCTTGCTTACAAGTTTGAACCGACCATGAGCGCCGCCTACGAAGGTGCCGCCAAGGTTTATGAGGTCCTCGGTCAGAAGGCAAAAGCGGATGCCGAACGCGCGAAGGATCCGAAGAACAATCCTGTTGCCGCAGAACCGGTCCAGGAAGCCGCCGCTCCTGCGGAAACTCCTGCTGCTACCGAAGCTCCGAAGGCTGATGCTCCGAAGGCGGAGACCGCTCCTGCCGCGCCTGTAGCTGAGGCGCCGAAGACGGTAACCGCTCCGGAACCGAAGCCCGTCGAAAAAACTGCGGAGGTGGCGAAACCGGAGCCAGCAAAGGTTGCCGAGACCAAGGCTGCCGAACCTGTGAAAGAAGAATCTGCCGCGCTTCCGACTGACCCGTTCGAAAAGGGAAAGGCTCTCTTCGCCGAAGGCAAGTACAAGGAAGCGGCCCCCCTGTGGCGCGAAGTGCTGCGTAAGCAGCCGGGACACGCCGGTGCGTATTTCTACGCGGGCCTTACCCGTTATGAACTCGGCGAAATGGACAAGGCTGAATTCAACTTGAAGAAGGGCCTCGAATACAAGGAAGAAGGCAACGACGCGAACTTCTTCTTGGCAAAGATTGCACAAAAGTCCAACAAGTCCGATCAGGAACTCAAGTTCCTTGCCGCGTATATGAAGAAGGCTGCGCCGAACGCCAAGTACCGCGCTGCCGCCGAAGCCCGCATCGCTGAAATCAAGGCTGAAAAGGAAAGTAAGAATCAATCTGCTGCTGCCGATTCAAAGGCTGCTGAGCCTGCCGAAGCGCCGAAAACGGTTGAACCCGCGCCGACGCAAGTGGCCAAAGCCCCGGTTGCAGAACCGAAGGTGGCTGACATTGCGGATGCTCCGTCTAGTACGCCGACTCTTGCCAATGCAAACCTGCTTTACAGCGCAGGTAGCATCGAGTCCGCCCTCAAGATGTACAAGGCTCTGCTCGAGACCGATCAGCAGCCCGAAGATCGCTACTTTACCATGTTGCAGCTGGGCAACGCCTACCGCGAACTCCGCGACTTCCACAGCGCCGTGGTGCGTTACCGCGAAGTGGTGCAGCAGTTCCCGGATTCCGATTGGGCGGCCGAAGCCGAACGCGCGCTCGAAGATGCCGTGTGGCTTGAAAAGCATGCCTCGGAACTGCCGCGCCGCACTAGATAG
- a CDS encoding DNA alkylation repair protein, whose protein sequence is MLRFTQEILLALRAISNEEEAHEMSKKAREQFDFLGIRLVPRREVTYPIFDKYPPKDGDELVARVEDMWAQPYREIQYAACDYLFRHRALLGGQHLAFLKKLIKTRAWRDTVDTLAACVLGDLALRLPALRSKIASWIRDPNVWVRRSAIIFQIQYKDRTDWPLLREFCLTCAKDDDYYIRNGIGRALSEYARINPTEVRRFVQDNTFAEQTAQEILRLI, encoded by the coding sequence ATGCTTCGGTTTACACAAGAAATATTACTTGCACTCCGCGCCATCTCCAATGAGGAGGAGGCACATGAAATGTCTAAGAAGGCTCGTGAACAGTTCGACTTCCTTGGAATTCGTCTTGTTCCCCGCCGCGAGGTGACCTATCCCATTTTCGACAAGTACCCGCCGAAAGACGGTGACGAGTTGGTGGCCAGGGTCGAGGACATGTGGGCACAGCCGTATCGTGAAATTCAGTATGCGGCCTGCGACTACCTGTTCCGTCACAGGGCCCTGCTCGGTGGTCAGCACCTTGCCTTCCTTAAAAAGCTCATCAAGACCCGCGCTTGGCGCGACACGGTCGATACGCTCGCTGCATGCGTCCTGGGTGACCTTGCTCTCCGTCTCCCCGCGCTCCGCAGTAAAATTGCATCCTGGATCCGCGATCCGAATGTGTGGGTCCGCCGCAGCGCAATCATCTTCCAGATCCAGTACAAGGACCGCACCGACTGGCCTCTGCTCCGTGAGTTCTGCCTGACTTGCGCCAAGGACGACGATTACTACATTAGGAACGGTATCGGTCGTGCCCTTTCGGAATACGCCCGAATCAACCCGACCGAGGTGCGTCGTTTTGTCCAGGACAATACCTTCGCAGAACAGACCGCCCAGGAAATCCTCCGTCTGATTTAG
- a CDS encoding aldose 1-epimerase translates to MSQFKLIYRPLGTIPCFVMQRDDGAEFEILSGFGGGLNAWRVPVEDPENSHSSKMLDLLYGYRDEPTLRKISPDTNAGCRLTPFPGRTAYAQFKWKGETYKLVNNVSWAPHALHGFLQDKEWTFESFESDSDSCTAIFSCDWPGAFTGFPFPYRAINEITFTGESVTVTARVQNIGKAELPYSEGWHPYFMLGEKIDNLTMTLPRSSLALLDSADLPTGNFKEDTRFVDGRKIGDEFINDCFCLEKEVTQLKATDSDFINNVHASLESDRYTLDIWQKAGIEQYNAIQIYTPPDRMSIAIEPMTSEPDALNHQRGLIVIQPGEERTFTFGFRFHEKTGIEL, encoded by the coding sequence ATGAGTCAATTCAAGCTTATTTACCGCCCGTTGGGCACCATTCCCTGCTTCGTGATGCAACGCGACGACGGAGCCGAATTTGAAATTTTGAGCGGATTCGGCGGCGGGCTCAATGCCTGGCGCGTACCGGTCGAAGATCCGGAAAACTCTCACAGCTCCAAAATGCTCGACCTGCTCTACGGCTACAGGGACGAGCCGACACTCCGCAAGATTTCGCCCGACACCAATGCAGGTTGCAGACTCACACCGTTCCCCGGACGCACAGCTTACGCCCAGTTCAAATGGAAAGGCGAAACCTACAAGCTGGTCAACAACGTCAGCTGGGCGCCACATGCCCTGCACGGTTTTCTGCAAGATAAGGAATGGACTTTCGAAAGCTTTGAAAGCGACAGCGACAGTTGCACGGCTATTTTCAGCTGCGACTGGCCCGGCGCCTTTACAGGATTCCCTTTCCCCTACCGCGCCATCAACGAAATCACCTTTACGGGCGAAAGTGTCACGGTTACGGCAAGAGTCCAAAACATCGGCAAGGCGGAACTCCCCTATTCCGAAGGTTGGCACCCCTACTTTATGCTGGGCGAAAAAATCGACAACCTGACGATGACGCTCCCACGTAGCTCGCTTGCACTCCTGGACAGCGCCGACCTCCCCACGGGCAACTTCAAGGAAGATACGCGCTTCGTGGACGGTCGCAAGATTGGCGACGAATTCATCAACGACTGTTTCTGCCTCGAAAAGGAAGTGACGCAGCTGAAGGCGACCGATTCCGACTTCATCAACAATGTACACGCCTCACTCGAAAGCGACCGCTATACGCTTGACATTTGGCAAAAGGCCGGCATCGAACAGTACAACGCCATCCAGATTTACACGCCGCCCGACCGCATGAGCATCGCCATCGAACCCATGACCTCCGAACCCGACGCCCTGAACCACCAGCGTGGTCTGATCGTGATCCAGCCCGGTGAAGAACGGACATTCACGTTCGGGTTCCGTTTCCACGAAAAAACGGGTATCGAACTTTAA
- a CDS encoding glycosyl hydrolase, whose product MKFTKTILAFGLAAAATASAAISYSPVTANATEGAQKLYNFLATNYGVKTVSGVMTGDVSSATVKELPDVISFQEHTGKLPALVGFDFLFATGVKASDAWYQSYTQMALDAAKDLWKQGGIPAFTWHWKDPSDQIDAFYTKSGNDKEYTEFDFTKGFADPACTANCTWNTESETYKQLVSDIDEIADMFLGLQEAGVAAIFRPLHEASGKWFWWGTKGGAAFQALYNLVYDEMVSVKGVKNLVWVWNPEYTSDKDWNPGTAKYDVISLDIYEAWDYTTKYTKAYAELTTNYGTDKILAVSENGSIPDMSAMKAGNTVWSWWMPWYQTWDGKFLDQTVEAVWKANMESPCTIDLESMPGWDKYTISNAPVAACDADYKLGELDTARVIEDKFPGDLATNGWLQVKLAAGSDTAKGNIVILDKNIPDLSTAKTLTMKVYNTNSMSGIWFTVAFLTGAPDWAWAQPDGCWVNAGDSTLCEIDLTTTAKDQVVLEGADYTAFMGNISKVYLEVFAAGFNGTVYYDDVTVDGSILINDFNKAQNIKVEEGQKLAVKVLTAGSSAIKPVAAASAAAKLSVSGKTVSLTTAKAGMVAVEVFGMNGKRVATLYKGNLAAGTSAFSLADMPKGRYIVRVKGAGLAATQPILVK is encoded by the coding sequence ATGAAATTCACTAAAACCATTCTCGCATTCGGTCTTGCTGCAGCAGCTACCGCTAGCGCTGCCATCAGCTACAGCCCAGTTACAGCTAACGCTACCGAAGGCGCCCAGAAGCTTTACAACTTCCTTGCCACGAACTACGGCGTTAAGACCGTTTCCGGCGTGATGACCGGCGATGTCAGCTCCGCCACCGTCAAGGAACTCCCCGACGTGATTTCGTTCCAGGAACATACGGGCAAGCTCCCGGCCCTCGTGGGTTTCGACTTCCTGTTCGCAACCGGCGTGAAGGCTAGCGACGCCTGGTACCAGAGCTACACGCAGATGGCTCTCGATGCCGCCAAGGACCTGTGGAAGCAGGGCGGTATTCCGGCCTTCACCTGGCACTGGAAGGATCCCAGCGACCAAATTGACGCGTTCTACACTAAGTCGGGCAACGACAAGGAATACACTGAATTTGACTTTACCAAGGGCTTTGCTGACCCCGCCTGCACGGCGAACTGCACCTGGAATACGGAATCCGAAACCTACAAGCAGCTCGTAAGCGATATTGACGAAATTGCCGACATGTTCCTCGGCCTGCAGGAGGCCGGCGTGGCCGCCATCTTCCGTCCGCTCCACGAAGCAAGCGGCAAATGGTTCTGGTGGGGCACCAAGGGTGGTGCCGCCTTCCAGGCCCTCTACAACCTCGTCTACGACGAAATGGTTTCGGTGAAGGGTGTGAAGAACCTCGTGTGGGTGTGGAACCCCGAATACACGAGCGACAAGGACTGGAACCCGGGTACTGCGAAGTACGACGTGATTAGCCTCGACATCTACGAAGCGTGGGACTACACCACCAAGTACACCAAGGCCTATGCAGAACTCACCACGAACTACGGCACCGACAAGATTCTCGCCGTGTCCGAGAACGGTTCCATTCCCGACATGTCTGCCATGAAGGCTGGCAACACCGTGTGGTCATGGTGGATGCCCTGGTACCAGACCTGGGATGGCAAGTTCCTCGACCAGACCGTAGAGGCGGTATGGAAGGCAAACATGGAAAGCCCCTGCACTATCGATCTTGAAAGCATGCCGGGCTGGGACAAGTACACCATTTCGAATGCCCCCGTGGCCGCCTGCGATGCGGATTACAAGCTTGGCGAACTCGACACGGCACGCGTTATTGAAGATAAATTTCCGGGAGACCTGGCTACGAACGGCTGGTTGCAGGTCAAGCTTGCCGCCGGCAGTGACACCGCCAAGGGCAACATCGTGATTCTCGACAAGAACATTCCGGACCTCTCCACCGCGAAGACGCTCACGATGAAGGTCTACAACACCAATTCCATGTCGGGCATCTGGTTCACGGTCGCATTCCTCACGGGCGCTCCGGACTGGGCATGGGCACAGCCCGATGGCTGCTGGGTGAACGCGGGGGATTCCACCCTTTGCGAGATTGACCTTACTACAACCGCGAAGGACCAGGTTGTGCTGGAAGGTGCCGACTACACGGCATTCATGGGCAACATCTCGAAGGTCTACCTCGAAGTGTTCGCGGCCGGCTTCAACGGCACCGTCTATTATGATGACGTAACAGTTGACGGATCCATCCTCATCAACGACTTCAACAAGGCCCAGAACATCAAGGTTGAAGAAGGCCAGAAGCTCGCGGTAAAGGTTCTCACGGCCGGCAGCAGCGCCATCAAGCCGGTGGCAGCAGCAAGCGCCGCCGCCAAGTTGAGTGTATCGGGCAAGACTGTTTCGCTCACCACCGCCAAGGCAGGCATGGTTGCAGTCGAAGTGTTCGGCATGAACGGCAAGCGCGTGGCAACGCTCTACAAGGGAAACCTCGCCGCAGGCACCAGCGCATTCAGCCTCGCCGACATGCCCAAGGGCCGCTACATCGTCCGCGTGAAGGGAGCTGGACTCGCCGCAACGCAGCCGATTCTAGTCAAGTAA
- a CDS encoding T9SS type A sorting domain-containing protein: protein MKKLSFAALCGAFLLGGTAFAAPGLTVSGTDLLYNGKKIFFSGTNLAWSDYNSDVGASPLNENAWRKAVEGTRAAGGNAIRWWLFNNMSQSPEIDQTTHLVSGLKENTINNMKKALDIAEEYGVMVSMCLFSHNLMEPNQWGLYDEKLDITANTNLFEDEGTQAFIDNALIPVVKAIGNHKALMTWEVFNEPEGMTSECSGWTTKKMALSKIQAFTNKVAAAIHTENPELLVSTGSVNIQYQKHWNDAALVAAGGKANGTLDFFQTHYYPYWQNDAVSPFVNTAAQMASKYGYDSKPMIIGEFPASGWKGDTYTASMAAKTQISTEECYRKAFDGGYAGALAWQYIGDKTESNFGGYTYTIDPALDAMKALAATEEASIKIKDVAISQESGDGKMAVTYGGDNAQIEYQKTWDLSKANTFTFEVKNQGASDAQLNLIFKLTDAWTWTEVEGPCEVAAGESKICSFDISSYADRNKTLSVVIANYAAGYTGTILYDNFKAGDQVLWDFNEDKYDAFSRGFENTEEMIPEIKIVFGEGPLGIEPRAVSLAAGGTFNIAGNTISLVTAKAGDVSVDMFGMNGKRVATLFHGTLTQGSYAFSLENMPKGMYIVRVKGAGIAATRPVLVK from the coding sequence ATGAAAAAATTGAGTTTTGCGGCTCTTTGCGGGGCCTTTTTGCTCGGTGGAACTGCTTTTGCGGCCCCGGGCCTCACGGTGAGCGGCACCGACCTGCTCTATAACGGCAAGAAAATCTTCTTTTCGGGCACGAACCTCGCCTGGAGCGACTACAATTCCGACGTGGGAGCTTCCCCGCTGAACGAAAACGCCTGGCGCAAGGCTGTGGAAGGCACGCGCGCTGCGGGCGGTAACGCCATCCGCTGGTGGCTTTTCAACAACATGAGCCAGAGCCCCGAAATCGACCAGACAACGCACCTGGTTTCGGGCCTCAAGGAAAACACCATCAACAACATGAAGAAGGCCCTGGACATCGCCGAGGAATACGGTGTGATGGTCTCGATGTGCCTCTTCAGCCACAACCTGATGGAACCCAACCAGTGGGGACTTTACGACGAAAAGCTCGACATCACTGCGAACACGAACCTGTTCGAGGACGAGGGCACGCAGGCGTTTATCGACAACGCGCTCATCCCGGTGGTGAAGGCGATTGGCAACCACAAGGCGCTCATGACCTGGGAAGTCTTCAACGAACCCGAGGGCATGACGAGCGAATGTAGCGGCTGGACTACCAAGAAGATGGCGCTTTCCAAGATTCAGGCGTTTACAAACAAGGTAGCGGCAGCCATCCACACCGAAAACCCGGAACTGCTCGTTTCTACGGGTAGCGTGAACATCCAGTATCAAAAACACTGGAACGACGCGGCCCTCGTGGCGGCGGGCGGCAAGGCGAACGGCACGCTCGACTTTTTCCAGACGCACTACTATCCGTATTGGCAAAACGATGCGGTGAGCCCGTTCGTGAATACGGCAGCCCAGATGGCGAGCAAGTACGGTTACGATAGCAAGCCGATGATTATCGGCGAGTTCCCCGCAAGCGGCTGGAAAGGCGACACCTACACGGCGAGCATGGCGGCAAAGACCCAGATTTCGACCGAGGAATGCTACCGCAAGGCGTTTGACGGCGGTTACGCGGGTGCTCTCGCCTGGCAGTACATCGGCGACAAGACCGAATCGAACTTCGGCGGTTACACCTATACCATCGACCCGGCACTCGATGCAATGAAGGCGCTTGCCGCAACAGAAGAGGCCAGCATCAAGATTAAGGATGTGGCAATAAGCCAGGAAAGCGGCGATGGCAAGATGGCCGTGACCTACGGAGGCGACAATGCGCAAATCGAATACCAGAAGACGTGGGACCTGAGCAAGGCCAACACGTTCACGTTCGAGGTGAAAAACCAGGGCGCGAGCGATGCTCAACTGAACCTAATTTTCAAACTGACGGATGCGTGGACATGGACCGAAGTAGAAGGCCCCTGCGAAGTGGCTGCGGGCGAATCGAAAATATGTTCGTTCGATATTTCCAGCTACGCTGACCGCAACAAGACCCTGAGTGTTGTCATTGCGAACTATGCAGCAGGCTACACCGGCACCATCCTGTACGACAACTTCAAGGCGGGCGACCAAGTTCTTTGGGACTTCAACGAAGACAAGTACGATGCCTTCAGCCGCGGATTCGAGAACACCGAAGAGATGATTCCCGAAATCAAGATTGTGTTCGGCGAAGGTCCCCTCGGGATTGAGCCTCGCGCAGTCTCGCTCGCTGCGGGTGGCACCTTCAATATCGCAGGCAATACGATTTCTCTTGTGACCGCGAAGGCGGGCGACGTGAGCGTAGACATGTTCGGCATGAACGGCAAGCGCGTTGCAACGCTCTTCCACGGCACGCTTACGCAGGGCAGCTACGCGTTCAGTCTCGAGAATATGCCCAAGGGAATGTATATCGTGCGCGTGAAGGGCGCGGGAATAGCAGCCACAAGGCCTGTACTTGTAAAATAA
- a CDS encoding glycosyl hydrolase has product MGCKLLAALSAFSVMPAFAAPTIYEAEDLPGASVAEGAEFSGGKYAKTADPSGITFTVKVEETAVYDITTKVLIKQYDWTTSKIAVNGVDVGSMLTTPRNCDSSYVVSASAKMKAGENKITVGNQALGVDYITVERHPDAVFKISELPVTPNATESARKVYTYLRDNFGKKTVSGMMISDQNFNYDYGNMRLIPPGGCTPADSCKFNDEEVSWKGQTDIAEFYKRSGHYPAIGGFDMLFAAGGHHEEGWFKGYTENNLLMTEDLWNMGGIPTYTWHWKVGEDTVFYTQGTPAGFNNPGCTEGVMGTSNTNTCFNYTKAFKGEQCQELDETSQEYKDIVADVDIVSGYFKQLQDKGIAVVWRPLHEASGGWFWWGTASPECYVQLYRLVFDRMVKTNKLTNLIWVWNINTDPKFGYDYSALNAAWYPGDEYVDIVAVDIYDPLNDHNSAANYYNKIVSDVGTSKMIALSENGAIPDIDSIAEDKAYWSYWMTWSQTWSGNFLEKTPTDMWKRNLDDERIIALDDMPGWDNVKADIRMARRIGSNNLAVNMQGNQVTVSLAHAGAASIALFDLLGHKVASLAQGNLPAGTTAFNLDGIASGHYIVRVKVGSTSLAKKISLK; this is encoded by the coding sequence ATGGGATGTAAATTACTCGCGGCGCTGTCCGCATTCTCCGTGATGCCTGCTTTTGCAGCCCCCACAATCTACGAAGCCGAAGATTTGCCTGGCGCAAGCGTTGCCGAAGGTGCAGAATTTTCGGGCGGAAAATACGCAAAGACCGCAGACCCGAGCGGCATCACATTCACCGTCAAGGTCGAAGAAACCGCCGTCTACGATATTACCACCAAGGTTCTGATCAAGCAATACGACTGGACCACCTCTAAAATCGCGGTCAACGGAGTGGATGTGGGTTCCATGCTGACTACCCCGCGCAACTGCGATTCGAGCTACGTGGTTTCGGCATCGGCCAAGATGAAGGCCGGCGAAAACAAGATTACCGTAGGGAACCAGGCTCTCGGCGTGGACTACATTACCGTTGAACGCCACCCCGACGCGGTATTCAAGATTAGCGAATTGCCGGTAACTCCGAACGCGACGGAATCGGCCCGCAAGGTCTACACCTACCTCCGCGATAACTTCGGCAAAAAGACCGTTAGCGGCATGATGATTAGCGACCAGAATTTCAACTACGATTACGGCAACATGCGGCTCATTCCGCCTGGCGGCTGCACGCCCGCGGATTCCTGCAAGTTCAACGACGAGGAAGTCTCGTGGAAGGGCCAGACCGACATCGCCGAATTCTACAAGCGTAGCGGACACTACCCCGCCATTGGCGGCTTCGATATGCTGTTTGCGGCAGGCGGCCACCATGAAGAAGGCTGGTTCAAGGGCTACACCGAAAACAACTTGCTCATGACCGAAGACTTGTGGAACATGGGCGGCATTCCGACTTATACTTGGCACTGGAAGGTCGGCGAAGACACCGTATTCTACACGCAGGGCACTCCCGCAGGCTTTAACAACCCCGGCTGCACCGAAGGCGTTATGGGCACTTCGAACACAAATACCTGCTTTAACTACACCAAGGCTTTCAAGGGCGAACAATGCCAGGAACTTGATGAAACCTCACAGGAATACAAGGACATTGTCGCCGACGTGGACATTGTCTCGGGCTACTTCAAGCAGCTGCAAGACAAGGGAATCGCCGTCGTATGGCGCCCCTTGCACGAAGCAAGCGGTGGCTGGTTCTGGTGGGGTACTGCAAGCCCCGAATGCTATGTGCAGCTGTACCGCCTGGTATTCGATCGCATGGTCAAGACAAACAAGCTCACCAACCTGATTTGGGTCTGGAACATCAATACCGACCCGAAATTTGGTTACGACTACAGCGCTCTGAATGCAGCATGGTACCCTGGCGATGAATACGTGGACATTGTCGCTGTTGACATTTACGACCCGCTGAATGACCACAATTCTGCAGCCAATTACTACAACAAGATTGTGAGCGACGTGGGCACAAGCAAGATGATTGCCTTGAGCGAAAACGGAGCCATTCCGGATATTGACAGCATTGCCGAAGACAAGGCCTATTGGAGCTACTGGATGACCTGGAGCCAGACCTGGAGCGGAAATTTCTTGGAAAAGACTCCGACAGACATGTGGAAACGCAACTTGGATGACGAACGCATTATCGCCCTCGACGACATGCCCGGTTGGGACAATGTGAAGGCCGACATCAGGATGGCTCGCCGTATAGGATCCAACAACCTGGCCGTCAATATGCAGGGCAACCAAGTTACCGTATCGCTTGCTCATGCCGGAGCAGCAAGCATTGCCCTGTTCGACTTGCTCGGCCATAAAGTCGCAAGCCTCGCCCAAGGAAACCTGCCTGCAGGAACCACTGCATTCAATCTTGACGGTATCGCCAGCGGCCATTACATTGTGCGCGTCAAAGTCGGCAGCACCAGCCTCGCAAAAAAAATTTCACTAAAATAA
- a CDS encoding glycoside hydrolase family 5 protein gives MFGIGKFGIAVGALSLASTAAFALPKATEIYPDMGLGYNIGNTMEVPGNPTGWGNSFPDAAYVKAIKDAGFNTVRIPCAWNSHASNGTINAGWLDSVKTVVDLVINNGMYAILNSHWDEGWLEDEVFSGGHIDRNGNQATTDSSKVRALQEGYWKQIADYFKTYDEHLIFASANEPGVNDHRGGSAADGYTDNGQLAFNEDRMTILKRLHEACLRAVRTSGGNNATRIVVVQAPRTEIDKVPLLSAQYPTDPAGEGYTMAEIHFYPYQFSLMTSGDESWGKMFYYWEDQTPGNDAAHTCSGSSLGSKSSIDQLFSGLKSTFYDKGIPVVIGEMGAVKRFSLTGDNLKAHLKARAAWYGYTVAAAKKNGLVPCVWDTGDEGDGNMTIIRRQVNKFGGNVGDITDVETLNAMREAFGQAALPGGSIDSLVNQNPDIPEGSGKGVQVTYQTVTSDSSEVGTLRINLASGKNDLSKYVGIEIRLKGSVTSAGPCTNAAKDCGEYGWTSMDLFMMTGSSWAWFDAPVLQQADQELNASKFQTFQVKWDDFRTTPTGLNSVNAIGLNLYGTQVTGTITFDYIKGIKADGSTEIIDDFDKKPQLEGIASAKIVALSGTDAIKPAAVAATSKMFVNVQYGSVMAQFNAAATAPAKAMLLNSMGQVIAQQNFTASKGMNTVELSSDYRGPAVLMVKQGSQRYMQKVILK, from the coding sequence ATGTTTGGTATCGGAAAGTTTGGTATCGCGGTCGGCGCGCTCTCGCTCGCAAGCACCGCTGCGTTCGCCCTCCCCAAGGCGACCGAGATTTACCCCGACATGGGTCTCGGCTACAACATCGGCAACACGATGGAAGTCCCGGGGAACCCGACTGGATGGGGCAACTCTTTCCCTGACGCCGCCTACGTGAAGGCAATCAAGGACGCAGGATTCAACACCGTGCGTATTCCCTGCGCCTGGAACAGCCACGCCTCTAACGGCACCATTAACGCCGGCTGGCTCGACTCCGTAAAGACCGTCGTCGATCTCGTCATCAACAACGGCATGTACGCCATCTTGAACAGCCACTGGGACGAAGGTTGGCTCGAAGACGAAGTCTTTAGCGGCGGACACATCGACCGCAACGGAAATCAGGCCACAACCGACTCGTCCAAGGTTCGCGCCCTGCAAGAAGGCTACTGGAAGCAAATTGCAGACTACTTCAAAACCTACGACGAACATCTGATTTTCGCATCCGCCAATGAACCTGGCGTGAACGATCACCGTGGTGGTTCCGCTGCAGATGGATACACCGACAACGGCCAGCTGGCTTTCAATGAAGACCGCATGACCATCTTAAAGCGCCTCCACGAAGCATGCCTGCGCGCCGTACGCACTTCCGGCGGCAACAACGCCACCCGTATCGTGGTCGTGCAGGCCCCGCGTACCGAAATTGACAAGGTCCCGCTCCTTTCCGCGCAATACCCGACAGATCCGGCAGGCGAAGGCTACACCATGGCCGAAATCCACTTCTACCCGTACCAGTTCTCGCTCATGACCAGCGGCGACGAAAGCTGGGGCAAGATGTTCTACTACTGGGAAGACCAGACTCCGGGTAACGACGCAGCACATACCTGCTCTGGCTCCTCTCTCGGATCCAAGAGCTCTATCGACCAGCTGTTCAGCGGCCTCAAGAGCACTTTCTACGACAAGGGCATTCCGGTCGTGATCGGTGAAATGGGCGCCGTCAAGCGTTTCTCGCTCACAGGAGACAACCTGAAGGCTCACTTGAAGGCTCGTGCCGCCTGGTACGGCTACACAGTTGCAGCCGCCAAGAAGAACGGTCTCGTTCCTTGCGTATGGGACACCGGTGACGAAGGCGATGGTAACATGACCATTATCCGCCGCCAGGTGAACAAATTCGGCGGCAACGTGGGTGACATTACCGACGTCGAAACTTTGAACGCCATGCGTGAAGCATTCGGCCAGGCAGCTCTTCCGGGCGGTTCCATTGATTCTCTCGTCAACCAAAACCCCGACATTCCCGAAGGTTCCGGCAAGGGCGTGCAGGTGACTTACCAGACAGTAACTTCCGACTCCAGCGAAGTGGGTACACTGCGCATCAACCTTGCTAGTGGCAAAAACGACCTTTCCAAGTACGTTGGCATCGAAATTCGTCTGAAGGGTTCCGTCACTTCTGCAGGCCCGTGCACCAACGCAGCAAAGGATTGCGGTGAATACGGCTGGACCTCCATGGACCTCTTCATGATGACTGGTAGCAGCTGGGCATGGTTCGACGCTCCCGTACTGCAGCAGGCCGACCAAGAACTCAATGCGTCCAAGTTCCAGACTTTCCAGGTCAAGTGGGATGACTTCCGTACCACTCCCACAGGCCTCAACTCGGTGAACGCCATCGGCTTGAACCTTTACGGCACGCAGGTCACCGGCACCATCACCTTCGACTACATCAAGGGCATCAAGGCCGACGGCTCCACCGAAATCATCGACGATTTTGACAAGAAACCGCAACTCGAAGGCATCGCCTCTGCCAAGATTGTCGCGCTCAGTGGAACGGATGCCATCAAGCCCGCAGCAGTCGCCGCAACGTCCAAGATGTTCGTGAACGTTCAGTACGGCTCCGTTATGGCTCAGTTTAACGCCGCAGCAACCGCTCCGGCCAAGGCTATGCTCTTGAACAGCATGGGCCAGGTGATTGCACAGCAGAATTTCACCGCAAGCAAGGGCATGAACACAGTTGAACTTTCGAGCGACTACCGCGGTCCGGCCGTACTCATGGTCAAGCAGGGCAGCCAGCGTTACATGCAGAAGGTGATTCTGAAGTAA